In Aegilops tauschii subsp. strangulata cultivar AL8/78 chromosome 3, Aet v6.0, whole genome shotgun sequence, one genomic interval encodes:
- the LOC109779807 gene encoding beta-glucosidase 5 isoform X1: MALSSLLLLLLLSAAHGAAAPPALGFTRSDFPPDFVFGAATSAYQYEGAVAEDGRSPSIWDTFTHAGKMPDKSTGDIASEGYHKYKDDVKLMADTNLEAYRFSISWSRLVPNGRGAVNPKGLEYYNNLINELVKHGIQIHVMLYHLDFPQVLEDEYGGWLSPRIVEDFTAFADVCFREFGDRVSYWTTIDEPNVGPIGSYDSGIFAPGRCSDPFGITKCTAGNSTVEPYIAVHNMILAHASATRLYREQYQAVQKGVVGINVYSFWTYPLTNSTVDLEATKRYQDFMFGWTLGPLVFGDYPQVMKTNVGSRLPSFTKSQSEFVKGAIDFIGINHYYSVYVNDRPLKEGVRDYAADMSVYQRGSRTDPATSEYAPTAYPDDPEGLQFVLQYLTEAYGGLPIYVQENGKASANDILDDTDRVEYLKSYIGSTLDALRNGANVKGYFVWNFLDIFEFLAGYKLGFGMYRVDFDDEARPREARLSARWYSRFLKNNGISAQSEVDDTGHHAQQ; this comes from the exons ATGGCCTTATCCTCCCTCTTGCTCCTCCTGCTTCTCTCGGCCGCCCATGGCGCCGCGGCTCCTCCCGCTCTCGGCTTCACGCGGAGCGACTTCCCGCCGGACTTCGTCTTCGGCGCCGCCACCTCCGCGTACCAG TATGAGGGCGCCGTGGCTGAGGATGGCAGGAGCCCAAGCATCTGGGACACCTTCACTCACGCTG GGAAAATGCCAGACAAAAGCACGGGCGATATCGCTTCTGAAGGATACCACAAGTACAAG GACGACGTCAAGCTCATGGCTGACACAAACTTAGAGGCTTACAGATTCTCCATCTCCTGGTCAAGGCTTGTTCCAA ACGGGAGGGGGGCTGTCAATCCAAAGGGGTTAGAGTACTACAATAACCTCATAAATGAGCTAGTGAAACATG GAATTCAAATCCATGTCATGCTTTACCATCTCGATTTCCCACAAGTTTTGGAAGATGAGTATGGAGGATGGTTAAGCCCTAGAATTGT GGAGGATTTCACAGCATTTGCAGATGTGTGCTTCAGAGAGTTTGGAGACAGGGTTTCGTACTGGACCACGATAGACGAACCTAATGTCGGCCCAATCGGATCTTACGATAGTGGAATATTTGCACCTGGACGTTGTTCCGATCCTTTTGGAATAACAAAATGTACCGCCGGGAACTCAACCGTGGAGCCGTACATAGCAGTTCATAACATGATACTGGCACATGCATCAGCTACAAGACTTTACAGAGAACAATATCAA GCTGTGCAAAAGGGAGTTGTTGGCATAAACGTTTACTCATTTTGGACTTATCCTTTGACGAACTCTACTGTGGATTTAGAAGCAACTAAAAGATATCAAGACTTCATGTTTGGCTG GACACTAGGACCCTTGGTGTTTGGAGATTACCCACAAGTGATGAAGACGAATGTTGGTTCTCGCCTCCCATCCTTCACAAAATCCCAATCTGAATTTGTTAAGGGCGCTATCGATTTCATAGGAATAAATCATTACTATTCTGTCTATGTGAACGATCGCCCTTTAAAGGAAGGTGTTCGTGACTATGCAGCAGACATGTCAGTTTACCAGAGAG GTTCTAGAACAGACCCAGCAACAAGCGAG TACGCCCCAACGGCTTATCCAGACGACCCAGAAGGATTGCAATTTGTGCTGCAGTACCTGACAGAAGCCTATGGGGGCCTCCCCATTTATGTCCAAGAGAATG GCAAGGCATCCGCGAATGACATTCTCGATGACACCGACAGGGTGGAATACTTGAAGAGCTACATAGGGAGCACACTGGATGCATTAAG AAACGGAGCCAATGTGAAAGGTTACTTCGTGTGGAACTTCCTGGACATCTTCGAGTTCCTAGCAGGGTACAAGTTAGGGTTCGGCATGTATCGTGTCGACTTTGATGACGAAGCGCGGCCACGAGAAGCCAGGCTCTCTGCTCGCTGGTACTCCAGGTTTCTGAAAAATAATGGCATTAGTGCTCAGAGTGAGGTCGACGATACAGGACACCATGCTCAACAGTAA
- the LOC109779807 gene encoding beta-glucosidase 5 isoform X2 has translation MALSSLLLLLLLSAAHGAAAPPALGFTRSDFPPDFVFGAATSAYQYEGAVAEDGRSPSIWDTFTHAGKMPDKSTGDIASEGYHKYKDDVKLMADTNLEAYRFSISWSRLVPNGRGAVNPKGLEYYNNLINELVKHGIQIHVMLYHLDFPQVLEDEYGGWLSPRIVEDFTAFADVCFREFGDRVSYWTTIDEPNVGPIGSYDSGIFAPGRCSDPFGITKCTAGNSTVEPYIAVHNMILAHASATRLYREQYQAVQKGVVGINVYSFWTYPLTNSTVDLEATKRYQDFMFGWTLGPLVFGDYPQVMKTNVGSRLPSFTKSQSEFVKGAIDFIGINHYYSVYVNDRPLKEGVRDYAADMSVYQRGSRTDPATSEYAPTAYPDDPEGLQFVLQYLTEAYGGLPIYVQENGKASANDILDDTDRVEYLKSYIGSTLDALSFCSTETEPM, from the exons ATGGCCTTATCCTCCCTCTTGCTCCTCCTGCTTCTCTCGGCCGCCCATGGCGCCGCGGCTCCTCCCGCTCTCGGCTTCACGCGGAGCGACTTCCCGCCGGACTTCGTCTTCGGCGCCGCCACCTCCGCGTACCAG TATGAGGGCGCCGTGGCTGAGGATGGCAGGAGCCCAAGCATCTGGGACACCTTCACTCACGCTG GGAAAATGCCAGACAAAAGCACGGGCGATATCGCTTCTGAAGGATACCACAAGTACAAG GACGACGTCAAGCTCATGGCTGACACAAACTTAGAGGCTTACAGATTCTCCATCTCCTGGTCAAGGCTTGTTCCAA ACGGGAGGGGGGCTGTCAATCCAAAGGGGTTAGAGTACTACAATAACCTCATAAATGAGCTAGTGAAACATG GAATTCAAATCCATGTCATGCTTTACCATCTCGATTTCCCACAAGTTTTGGAAGATGAGTATGGAGGATGGTTAAGCCCTAGAATTGT GGAGGATTTCACAGCATTTGCAGATGTGTGCTTCAGAGAGTTTGGAGACAGGGTTTCGTACTGGACCACGATAGACGAACCTAATGTCGGCCCAATCGGATCTTACGATAGTGGAATATTTGCACCTGGACGTTGTTCCGATCCTTTTGGAATAACAAAATGTACCGCCGGGAACTCAACCGTGGAGCCGTACATAGCAGTTCATAACATGATACTGGCACATGCATCAGCTACAAGACTTTACAGAGAACAATATCAA GCTGTGCAAAAGGGAGTTGTTGGCATAAACGTTTACTCATTTTGGACTTATCCTTTGACGAACTCTACTGTGGATTTAGAAGCAACTAAAAGATATCAAGACTTCATGTTTGGCTG GACACTAGGACCCTTGGTGTTTGGAGATTACCCACAAGTGATGAAGACGAATGTTGGTTCTCGCCTCCCATCCTTCACAAAATCCCAATCTGAATTTGTTAAGGGCGCTATCGATTTCATAGGAATAAATCATTACTATTCTGTCTATGTGAACGATCGCCCTTTAAAGGAAGGTGTTCGTGACTATGCAGCAGACATGTCAGTTTACCAGAGAG GTTCTAGAACAGACCCAGCAACAAGCGAG TACGCCCCAACGGCTTATCCAGACGACCCAGAAGGATTGCAATTTGTGCTGCAGTACCTGACAGAAGCCTATGGGGGCCTCCCCATTTATGTCCAAGAGAATG GCAAGGCATCCGCGAATGACATTCTCGATGACACCGACAGGGTGGAATACTTGAAGAGCTACATAGGGAGCACACTGGATGCATTAAG TTTTTGCTCTACAGAAACGGAGCCAATGTGA
- the LOC109779807 gene encoding beta-glucosidase 5 isoform X3, with protein MVEYHKYKDDVKLMADTNLEAYRFSISWSRLVPNGRGAVNPKGLEYYNNLINELVKHGIQIHVMLYHLDFPQVLEDEYGGWLSPRIVEDFTAFADVCFREFGDRVSYWTTIDEPNVGPIGSYDSGIFAPGRCSDPFGITKCTAGNSTVEPYIAVHNMILAHASATRLYREQYQAVQKGVVGINVYSFWTYPLTNSTVDLEATKRYQDFMFGWTLGPLVFGDYPQVMKTNVGSRLPSFTKSQSEFVKGAIDFIGINHYYSVYVNDRPLKEGVRDYAADMSVYQRGSRTDPATSEYAPTAYPDDPEGLQFVLQYLTEAYGGLPIYVQENGKASANDILDDTDRVEYLKSYIGSTLDALRNGANVKGYFVWNFLDIFEFLAGYKLGFGMYRVDFDDEARPREARLSARWYSRFLKNNGISAQSEVDDTGHHAQQ; from the exons ATGGTTGAATACCACAAGTACAAG GACGACGTCAAGCTCATGGCTGACACAAACTTAGAGGCTTACAGATTCTCCATCTCCTGGTCAAGGCTTGTTCCAA ACGGGAGGGGGGCTGTCAATCCAAAGGGGTTAGAGTACTACAATAACCTCATAAATGAGCTAGTGAAACATG GAATTCAAATCCATGTCATGCTTTACCATCTCGATTTCCCACAAGTTTTGGAAGATGAGTATGGAGGATGGTTAAGCCCTAGAATTGT GGAGGATTTCACAGCATTTGCAGATGTGTGCTTCAGAGAGTTTGGAGACAGGGTTTCGTACTGGACCACGATAGACGAACCTAATGTCGGCCCAATCGGATCTTACGATAGTGGAATATTTGCACCTGGACGTTGTTCCGATCCTTTTGGAATAACAAAATGTACCGCCGGGAACTCAACCGTGGAGCCGTACATAGCAGTTCATAACATGATACTGGCACATGCATCAGCTACAAGACTTTACAGAGAACAATATCAA GCTGTGCAAAAGGGAGTTGTTGGCATAAACGTTTACTCATTTTGGACTTATCCTTTGACGAACTCTACTGTGGATTTAGAAGCAACTAAAAGATATCAAGACTTCATGTTTGGCTG GACACTAGGACCCTTGGTGTTTGGAGATTACCCACAAGTGATGAAGACGAATGTTGGTTCTCGCCTCCCATCCTTCACAAAATCCCAATCTGAATTTGTTAAGGGCGCTATCGATTTCATAGGAATAAATCATTACTATTCTGTCTATGTGAACGATCGCCCTTTAAAGGAAGGTGTTCGTGACTATGCAGCAGACATGTCAGTTTACCAGAGAG GTTCTAGAACAGACCCAGCAACAAGCGAG TACGCCCCAACGGCTTATCCAGACGACCCAGAAGGATTGCAATTTGTGCTGCAGTACCTGACAGAAGCCTATGGGGGCCTCCCCATTTATGTCCAAGAGAATG GCAAGGCATCCGCGAATGACATTCTCGATGACACCGACAGGGTGGAATACTTGAAGAGCTACATAGGGAGCACACTGGATGCATTAAG AAACGGAGCCAATGTGAAAGGTTACTTCGTGTGGAACTTCCTGGACATCTTCGAGTTCCTAGCAGGGTACAAGTTAGGGTTCGGCATGTATCGTGTCGACTTTGATGACGAAGCGCGGCCACGAGAAGCCAGGCTCTCTGCTCGCTGGTACTCCAGGTTTCTGAAAAATAATGGCATTAGTGCTCAGAGTGAGGTCGACGATACAGGACACCATGCTCAACAGTAA